From the Plasmodium vivax chromosome 5, whole genome shotgun sequence genome, one window contains:
- a CDS encoding nuclear cap-binding protein, putative (encoded by transcript PVX_089730A): MSHLYEEVYRKRKYYDRALCNDYEDWLNKIQFSKTVYIGNLSIYTTEQQIYEHMRQAGNVENIIMGLHRTEKSPCGFCFVVYRSKEGYTQAVNFLNNSILDGRIIRVDEDLGIIGRRKYGRGKTGVQKRDERNKYYDEDRPQVLDHLADSSFISKKRKLNNVGVSAAPYYERNVKQRTTLYPSFSQPGDFRVNRPVHLKPTVTLYPNVQHMMAYNRNKNSGGLYSFHSKRGGKRRT, from the exons ATGTCGCACTTGTACGAGGAGGTCTacaggaagaggaagtaCTACGATAGGGCTCTCTGCAACGACTACGAGGACTGGCTGAACAAAATTCAGTTTTCCAAGACGGTGTACATTGGGAACTTGTCCATTTATACAACGGAGCAGCAGATTTATGAG cacATGCGCCAGGCGGGAAACGTGGAAAACATAATCATGGGGCTGCACCGCACGGAGAAGTCGCCCTGCGGCTTCTGCTTCGTCGTCTACAGAAGCAAAGAGGGCTACACGCAGGCCGTGAACTTCCTAAACAACTCCATCCTCGACGGCAGAATCATACGGGTGGATGAGGACCTGGGCATAAtcggaaggagaaaatatgGACGGGGAAAAACGGGGGTTCAGAAGCGAGACGAGAGAAATAAATACTATGACGAGGACCGACCTCAAGTCCTGGACCATTTAGCTGACAGTAGTTTCATttcgaaaaagaggaagcttAACAACGTCGGCGTGAGTGCCGCTCCGTACTATGAGAGGAATGTGAAGCAGAGGACCACCCTGTACCCCAGCTTTTCGCAGCCGGGCGACTTTAGGGTGAACAGGCCCGTCCACCTCAAGCCCACCGTTACCCTCTACCCCAATGTGCAGCACATGATGGCGTATAACAGGAATAAAAATAGTGGCGGCTTGTACAGCTTTCACTCGAAAAGGGGCGGGAAGAGGCGAACGTGA
- a CDS encoding hypothetical protein, conserved (encoded by transcript PVX_089745A): MRELPRPYPRRTANSGQSSSLVATMSEMQTDADYMQQLRWNIKTKVDILMSKLFPITKKIEEKRFIVIIEKKKNYDNFRCPICMLILYKPVRTKCGHMFCKECIDSVLKKFDYCPMCRENIKDFKLAHVRNSCLGKEYTDIKIRCWRCKEVTDIEHYEAHLQRHLDDGDGGRNSFWGGSGVPTCLVTGATPGSASCLGATLQGDSTDPLLRALSPFLNKRMNVANRDEFVEAVRENHLNTDIHSVHLLFGKRAEREPPNGREPGLRSSYGSQSGNPKICRSRNPSEEHCEMISMDHITWDAFILVQIKREKKKQRCKVDVPNDDKAYSSVLPPPTGDLKGEDKWEDSPPDRKDRPTQLSRRDVLYTSDSFEAYQKRKLKKNKTNRYFYVLLEYNTRGLFFTPMKNIPLFKDMHMERSVTYRRTDRSAGRSADKRGEAHDVGGGKGDPPAPDEQLIDVLVQLNEKVKSKTYHKYRYNAVHLFHEFANWYCSNERGDTQMAVKRTHFKNPHLEDPELMLLLFYLKYECTMPGNVDYGAMYSCANFLSKLMSPSKEAHQAVFVTGVYTYKESTPPRGKRRPGGEHTRKSNSLAGVSNISLRKADINVHFVLRVRRGRQQARLAARIASGVGAEAEANQHQVTAQPNGHLHHCDDAADVCYLQLSYSETGFQWDVSESLEFLKAKKNVPYKEMSVFFSIDRLILCLFNVRRKKYSPLFWNSAHLLQYLLHFCAD, translated from the coding sequence ATGAGGGAGCTGCCGCGGCCCTACCCCAGGCGCACCGCCAACAGCGGCCAAAGCAGCAGCCTAGTCGCCACGATGAGTGAAATGCAAACTGACGCGGACTACATGCAGCAACTCAGGTGGAACATAAAGACCAAGGTGGACATCCTAATGAGCAAGCTATTCCccataacgaaaaaaatagaggaaAAGAGATTTATAGtcataatagaaaaaaaaaaaaattatgataacTTCCGATGCCCCATATGCATGTTGATCCTGTACAAGCCAGTGAGAACAAAATGTGGCCACATGTTTTGCAAGGAGTGTATAGACtccgttttaaaaaaattcgactACTGCCCCATGTGCAGGGAAAACATAAAGGACTTCAAATTGGCCCACGTGCGGAATAGCTGCTTGGGCAAGGAGTACACAGATATAAAAATCAGGTGCTGGCGGTGCAAGGAGGTTACAGATATAGAGCATTATGAGGCCCACCTGCAGAGGCACTTGGATGATGGGGATGGTGGAAGAAATAGCTTCTGGGGTGGGAGTGGCGTCCCTACCTGCCTCGTCACCGGCGCCACCCCGGGAAGCGCCTCATGTCTAGGGGCAACCCTACAAGGTGACTCGACAGACCCGCTCCTTCGAGCGCTAAGCCCATTCCTCAACAAACGAATGAACGTAGCAAATAGGGACGAATTCGTGGAAGCTGTGAGGGAGAACCACCTCAACACAGACATACACAGTGTGCATCTGCTGTTTGGGAAAAGGGCCGAAAGGGAACCTCCCAATGGGAGGGAACCCGGGTTAAGGAGTTCTTATGGAAGCCAAAGTGGGAACCCAAAAATATGTCGAAGCAGGAACCCAAGTGAAGAACACTGCGAAATGATCAGCATGGATCACATCACATGGGATGCATTCATCCTtgtgcaaataaaaagggagaaaaagaagcaaaggtGTAAAGTAGACGTACCAAACGACGATAAAGCATACAGTTCTGTGTTGCCCCCTCCAACTGGGGACCTGAAAGGAGAAGACAAATGGGAGGACTCCCCCCCGGATAGGAAGGATCGCCCTACGCAACTTAGCAGGAGGGATGTCCTATACACATCAGACAGTTTTGAAGCTTaccaaaagaggaaattaaaaaaaaataaaacgaacaGGTATTTTTATGTCCTCCTGGAGTACAACACGAGGGGGTTGTTTTTCACCCCCATGAAAAATATTCCCCTGTTTAAAGATATGCACATGGAGAGGAGTGTCACTTATAGGCGTACAGACAGGAGTGCAGGCAGAAGTGCAGACAAGCGGGGCGAAGCGCATGacgtgggggggggaaaaggggaccCCCCTGCCCCCGACGAGCAGCTAATTGACGTCCTAGTCCAGCTgaatgaaaaagtaaaatccAAAACCTACCACAAGTACCGGTACAATGCCGTTCACCTATTTCATGAGTTTGCAAATTGGTACTGCAGTAACGAACGGGGAGATACTCAAATGGCTGTAAAAAGAACCCATTTTAAGAACCCCCACCTGGAAGATCCCGAATTGatgcttctcctcttttatttgaaatacGAATGTACCATGCCGGGAAACGTCGACTACGGTGCTATGTATTcctgtgcaaattttttaagcaaacTGATGAGCCCCTCGAAAGAAGCTCACCAAGCTGTGTTCGTGACGGGTGTGTACACATATAAGGAGAGTACACCCCCTCGGGGGAAGCGCCGTCCGGGGGGGGAACACACAAGAAAGTCAAATTCGCTTGCAGGCGTTTCAAACATCTCCTTAAGAAAGGCAGACATCAACGTTCACTTTGTGCTCCGCGTGCGGCGGGGGAGGCAACAGGCAAGATTAGCGGCAAGAATAGCGTCAGGCGTAGGGGCAGAGGCAGAGGCAAACCAGCACCAAGTGACGGCCCAACCCAACGGACACCTACACCATTGTGATGACGCCGCGGATGTGTGCTACCTTCAGCTCTCCTACTCTGAGACGGGCTTCCAGTGGGACGTCAGCGAGTCGCTAGAATTTTtaaaggccaaaaaaaatgtgccttACAAAGAGATGAGTGTCTTTTTTAGCATCGACAGATTGATACTGTGCCTTTTCAACGTGCGAAGGAAGAAGTACAGCCCCCTATTTTGGAACTCCGCCCACCTGCTGCAGTACCTCTTGCACTTTTGCGCCGACTGA
- a CDS encoding hypothetical protein, conserved (encoded by transcript PVX_089740A; Apicoplast targeted protein. Curated by Stuart Ralph, Walter and Eliza Hall Institute of Medical Research, Australia.) produces the protein MHLPPLKRLLPRCLIILLYLSGSPHRGVQLEGRKIGAPQRQAPVHVINPIKGEITHHSGNLKLLKKLNFIFFKKKENKYEMKNLENVPLFVVTNEFDEAILSFSLDYSRGEPTGRQAEEEIEKHVGKEKSGEVPTNGEALPKGEAPPSNAANPRGGPPPARGDNQQDDVTLEKNGREGTELFPLLKVNQNKRREINLKNIQNNDAVGIFFFDLKTAEAYRDDILHLFNKNLKEKKNNKLFFGSKIKSTNLKHFLELKDSHSNTIDFVLVPHYDQLQHVLKNKKVFYGTPVYYINRVTLQRSAIKKRFYELFFRQSLKKDIRVELYPNVFLTYTLDGSNDGRASLIIQLETRDKKKYVPIFFSYEQASQFYKIFLDKFKGHFHEYCLPSPSIKLNSFENLLALLKMANEGKVHPFYNIFFVPMGSSPYEEKLPAERTNLLSFYTKKLFQRINYDLFRSFRKNLNYLIADYLYD, from the coding sequence ATGCATCTCCCACCTTTGAAGAGGCTCCTACCGAGATGTTTAATTATTCTCCTTTACCTAAGTGGGTCACCACATCGGGGGGTGCAGCTGGAAGGTAGAAAAATAGGAGCCCCGCAGAGGCAAGCGCCTGTGCATGTAATCAATCCGATAAAGGGCGAAATCACACACCACTCGGGAAATCtcaaattgttaaaaaaactgaattttattttttttaaaaagaaagaaaacaagtatgaaatgaaaaatttggaaaacgTGCCCCTGTTTGTTGTGACCAACGAATTTGACGAGGCGATTTTGTCCTTCAGCTTGGACTACAGCAGGGGGGAGCCAACCGGGAGACAAGCAGAGGAGGAAATAGAGAAGCAtgtggggaaggaaaaaagtgGGGAGGTacccacaaatggggaagcactcccaaagggggaagcaccccctagtaacgccgctaacccaCGGGGAGGACCCCCGCCCGCCCGCGGGGACAACCAACAGGACGATGTAACGctcgaaaaaaatggccGCGAGGGGACGGAGCTGTTCCCCTTGTTAAAAGTTAACCAAAACAAACGGAGAGAaatcaatttaaaaaacatacaaaACAATGACGCcgttggaatttttttcttcgatTTGAAAACTGCAGAAGCGTACAGAGATGATATATTACACctgtttaataaaaatttaaaagaaaaaaaaaacaataagcTGTTCTTTGGGTCTAAGATCAAATCAACCAACTTGAAACATTTCCTGGAGCTTAAAGACTCCCACAGCAACACAATCGATTTTGTCTTAGTCCCTCATTACGACCAACTCCAACATGTgttaaagaataaaaaggtTTTTTATGGCACCCCTGTGTACTACATCAATAGGGTAACTCTACAAAGATCGGCGATTAAAAAGCGTTTTTATGAGCTGTTTTTTCGCCAGAGTTTGAAGAAGGATATCCGGGTGGAGTTATACCCAAATGTGTTTCTAACATACACACTGGATGGGTCCAATGACGGTCGTGCCTCCCTCATCATACAGCTAGAAACGCGAGACAAGAAGAAGTACGTACCCATCTTCTTCTCCTACGAACAAGCTAgccaattttacaaaatcTTTTTGGATAAATTTAAAGGCCATTTTCACGAATACTGTCTTCCCTCTCCGAGCATCAAGTTGAACTCCTTTGAAAATTTATTAGCTCTCTTAAAAATGGCCAACGAGGGGAAGGTACATcctttttacaacattttttttgtgcccatgGGCAGCTCCCCTTATGAAGAGAAATTGCCTGCAGAGAGGACCAACTTGCTCTCCTTTTACACGAAGAAGCTTTTCCAGAGAATAAATtatgacttgttcaggtCGTTTAGGAAAAActtgaattatttaattgCGGATTATTTGTACGATTAG
- a CDS encoding Protein kinase domain containing protein (encoded by transcript PVX_089720A) gives MFRGGPGTHFCSGKTNFFLETNTLELDIKKEFLKNGECPSSFLSKLPLFKKKLLNDFFILKKEEIKKRLWQTYEEVIDNLGDEEVREVFSRINESAKRERGGEESFLSYLHQFGRGPRGVKKEQKKEKTEEVKKEQKKTEKEEEKKTEKKEEKKTEKKTEKKVEKTEKAEKTEEPSSLFSSSPEQTPPSTWHCQKCNCPGRGGTKGGGSEEGEAAPLGGPPNVDPQNILSKIMHSRKDGQKKRKQISKRLNDLWEMYMTSDFPNWRMGHREDVTTEILQKIMQKGRQEIEFLEGSKRVRMSKVPRVLRKKRGISRRGGGDRTGGTRGGRYTTRCGQTNAGGEADAAEAVRRGSTKGSSSMDTSAANGVSAANPINPTTLTNPTTPLGGGGPSLSAPPCGANNLANVTSRETSNSRGSLSGNRAASSKDTQGEHASTILGKPDQAQSLKKETSFTRLGAKGGAVKPTGMQGSSKIGGSGVALLTGVSLPTGVADEPGSSKSSRNWAPQKNPRASDVAHTPSSSLAAYALHPQELTEGKLMSGLCSTHTKEGTVAKLSRSSVIRIRKEISRKAKLRNAKVETKKCGQGIHEMLMSSLKGEVKMKVKNFAKVHQVGQGAYGDVWMAEDITHNRRVALKKLKINGNKEGLAKTYIREISILNSLKHKNIVELMGVVYTKLPPSADFPAPPCGPGASDRLRQMQQLKQLKQLNQSQQSQQSRQSRQPQQPQQGRRRASSRTSLARKGEANASIWMVFEYVPFDLSGYSELLRDERPQRERYKNGNLFTIGEVKSIFLQLLRALNYCHKNSIIHRDVKIANLLIDQNGILKLADFGLARFHTDVTPSHMTNRVITLWYRPPELLLGSNCYSSSVDMWSCGCVLAELLTSNPIFSADNETDILKIIVNKMGTPSNKEIKFLRHLPNWNVASLNPLHPNNINKVNQNKKSEVENAIRSIPGVGEVGLDLIKNLLKWNPFERLSALQAMHHPWFTTNPLPERISERSNIKAAHSFMTKNFKKRDTSRLNYRRVQENFRFINVGNYRRALFYSRYGEVLLRSAAAAASAGRRHPPVPPTGRLLCGRARPPIRRSHLQPLPCKLTAPAHAHSSAPFPLPLPAAEKNQQARETRDNQQMQDNRETQGAPNKRNAEKARTAKEANKQKEHHANGKERRRREATPPHRYNPDAPTHSSRTELSARAHPGDAFKKTDHRHAPVEREKPPLKDRERVTDAKGKKGNNYKVKEQHLEEEHPRYGQFGTHRDGSFRGDTRWRREESSERSRRSSIREGAYPSHSYRGRVSRIRDSTSRVERSRHDRSREREWYKRDYAERGRESGRDMGRENGRDIGRERDRKRDREREREWERDKRRDTGRELERGREQERERGREQERERGREQERERERDRERDREKERERARDREREREKEKEKERERARDRDRERDREKERERERDRERDREKEKEKERERARDRDRERDREKERERERDRERDREKERERERDRERDRDRNRDRNREPHKRRSRDNPNRNEENQLKEQKKHKLDAEDAKRERKRKL, from the exons ATGTTCAGGGGGGGGCCAGGGACGCACTTCTGTTCCGGCAAAACTAATTTCTTCCTAGAAACGAATACCCTAGAGTtagacataaaaaaggagttccTAAAAAATGGCGAGTGCCCCTCGTCCTTCCTCTCCAAACTTCctcttttcaaaaaaaaactgctaaacgattttttcattttgaaaaaggaggaaattaAGAAGCGCTTGTGGCAGACGTACGAGGAGGTCATAGACAACTTGGGGGATGAAGAGGTGCGGGAGGTGTTCAGCAGAATAAATGAGAGcgcgaaaagggagaggggCGGCGAAGAATCGTTCCTGAGTTATTTGCACCAGTTTGGGAGGGGCCCcaggggggtgaagaaggaacagaagaaggagaagacggaagaggtgaagaaggagcagaagaagacggagaaggaggaggaaaaaaagacggagaagaaggaggaaaaaaagacggAGAAGAAAACGGAGAAGAAGGTGGAGAAAACGGAGAAGGCGGAGAAGACGGAGGAACCctcctccctcttctcctcctcaccAGAGCAGACGCCCCCGTCTACCTGGCACTGCCAAAAGTGCAACTGCCCCGGGAGGGGTGgaaccaaaggggggggctCGGAGGAAGGCGAAGCGGCGCCACTGGGAGGCCCACCTAATGTAGACCCACAGAACATACTCTCCAAAATAATGCACTCAAGAAAAgatgggcaaaaaaaaaggaaacaaattAGCAAAAGGTTAAACGACTTGTGGGAGATGTACATGACGAGCGACTTTCCCAATTGGCGGATGGGTCATCGTGAGGATGTGACGACCGAGATTTTGCAAAAGATTATGCAGAAGGGGCGCCAGGAAATAGAGTTTTTGGAGGGCTCCAAGAGGGTTCGTATGAGTAAAGTGCCCAGGGTGttaaggaagaagagggggatAAGCcgcagagggggaggggacaGAACTGGTGGCACACGAGGAGGGAGGTACACCACGCGATGTGGCCAAACCAATGCCGGCGGCGAAGCGGACGCTGCCGAGGCCGTCCGAAGGGGAAGTACCAAGGGTTCCAGTTCGATGGACACGAGCGCAGCGAACGGAGTGAGCGCGGCTAATCCGATCAATCCTACCACCTTGACCAACCCGACCACCCCCCTGGGTGGTGGAGGCCCCTCACTTAGCGCACCCCCCTGTGGTGCGAACAACCTCGCGAACGTAACCAGCAGGGAGACGTCCAACAGCAGGGGCAGCCTCTCCGGAAACAGGGCTGCCAGCAGTAAGGACACCCAAGGGGAGCACGCAAGCACCATTTTGGGAAAGCCCGACCAAGCGCAGAGcctcaaaaaagaaacgagcTTCACCCGTTTAGGGgccaaggggggagcggtcaAGCCCACTGGCATGCAGGGCAGTAGCAAGATAGGCGGCAGTGGTGTAGCGCTTCTCACCGGTGTATCACTTCCCACCGGGGTAGCCGATGAACCCGGTTCCAGCAAGAGCAGCCGTAACTGGGCACCCCAGAAGAACCCCCGCGCCTCAGATGTCGCTCACACGCCGAGCTCCTCCCTGGCGGCGTATGCGCTACACCCGCAGGAGCTAACAGAGGGGAAGCTGATGAGCGGCCTGTGCAGTACACACACGAAGGAGGGCACCGTGGCGAAGCTCTCCCGGAGCAGCGTCATTCGAATTAGGAAAGAAATCTCGAGGAAAGCAAAACTGAGGAATGCAAAAGTGGAAACGAAGAAGTGTGGCCAAGGGATTCACGAAATGTTAATGAGTTCCCTTAAAGGAGAGGTAAAaatgaaggtaaaaaattttgcaaaagtacACCAGGTAGGGCAGGGAGCTTATGGAGACGTGTGGATGGCCGAGGACATCACACACAACAGGAGAGTGGCtttaaagaaattaaaaataaatggaaacAAAGAGGGACTGGCCAAAACGTACATTAGGGAAatctccattttgaattcTCTGAAGCATAAGAATATTGTGGAGTTGATGGGGGTGGTTTACACCAAGCTCCCCCCCAGTGCGGACTTCCCGGCGCCTCCCTGCGGGCCCGGCGCGTCGGACCGGCTGCGCCAGATGCAGCAGCTGAAGCAGCTAAAGCAGTTGAATCAATCGCAGCAATCGCAGCAATCGCGGCAATCGCGGCAACCGCAGCAACCGCAGCAAGGGCGGCGGCGCGCCTCCTCCCGCACGTCACTCGCCAG GAAGGGCGAGGCGAACGCGTCCATCTGGATGGTGTTCGAGTACGTGCCGTTCGACCTATCGGGGTACAGCGAGCTGCTGAGGGACGAGCGGCCCCAGCGGGAGAGGTACAAAAACGGAAACCTATTCACCATAGGAGAAGTGAAGAGCATTTTCCTGCAGCTACTCAGAGCATTAAATTACTGCCACAAAAATAGTATCATCCACCGGGATGTCAAAATAGCCAATTTGCTAATCGATCAAAATGGAATCTTAAAGCTAGCCGATTTTGGGCTAGCCAGATTCCACACAGATGTAACTCCCTCCCATATGACCAATAGAGTTATTACCCTTTGGTATAGACCCCCTGAGTTGTTACTAGGATCAAATTGCTATTCATCATCTGTTGATATGTGGAGCTGTGGATGTGTCTTGGCTGAGCTTCTCACGAGCAACCCCATCTTCTCGGCAGATAACGAAACTGACATCCTCaaaattattgtaaataaaatggggACCCCCAGcaataaagaaattaaatttttgaggCACCTACCCAATTGGAATGTGGCAAGCTTAAATCCGTTGCACCCAAATAACATTAATAAGGtgaatcaaaataaaaagagcgAAGTGGAAAATGCAATTAGAAGCATACCTGGTGTAGGAGAGGTAGGATTAGATCTCATAAAGAATCTCCTTAAATGGAATCCCTTTGAGAGATTATCCGCTCTGCAGGCTATGCACCACCCCTGGTTCACCACCAACCCTTTGCCGGAAAGGATAAGCGAAAGAAGCAACATTAAAGCTGCTCATAGTTTCATGaccaaaaattttaaaaagagagaCACCTCCAGATTAAATTACAGGAGGGTGCAGGAGAATTTTAGGTTCATTAATGTGGGGAATTATAGGAGGGCTCTTTTTTACAGCCGATATGGCGAGGTGCTCTTGCGCTCCGCCGCCGCTGCCGCCTCGGCCGGGCGGCGCCACCCCCCGGTTCCCCCAACGGGTAGGTTGCTCTGCGGAAGGGCCCGTCCGCCGATCCGCCGATCCCATCTGCAACCACTCCCGTGTAAATTAACCGCCCCAGCGCACGCCCATTCATCTGCGCCattcccccttcccctccCCGCAGCGGAGAAGAACCAGCAGGCGAGAGAGACGCGAGATAACCAGCAGATGCAGGATAACCGCGAGACCCAAGGAGCGCCCAACAAACGAAACGCAGAAAAGGCGCGAACTGCGAAGGAGGCAAACAAGCAGAAAGAGCACCACGCGAACGGCAAGGAGAGACGCAGAAGGGAGGCCACGCCCCCACACAGATATAACCCCGACGCGCCAACCCATTCAAGTAGGACCGAGCTAAGTGCACGTGCTCATCCAGGTGacgcttttaaaaaaactgatCATCGCCACGCACCTGTAGAGAGGGAAAAGCCTCCCTTAAAAGATCGCGAAAGGGTAACAGAcgccaaggggaaaaaagggaacaattATAAAGTGAAGGAACAGCacctggaggaggagcaTCCACGATACGGCCAATTTGGAACCCATCGGGATGGTAGCTTCCGCGGAGACACCCGGTGGAGACGGGAGGAGAGCTCTGAAAGGAGCAGGCGCTCGTCCATTCGGGAGGGGGCGTACCCCTCTCATAGTTACCGCGGAAGGGTGAGCAGAATTAGGGACAGCACGAGCAGGGTGGAGAGGAGCAGGCACGATAGGAGCAGGGAGAGGGAGTGGTACAAGAGGGACTACGCGgagagggggagagaaaGCGGAAGAGACATGGGCAGGGAAAACGGAAGAGACATCGGCAGAGAGAGGGACAGGAAAAGAGACAGGGAGCGGGAAAGGGAGTGGGAGCGCGACAAGCGCAGGGACACCGGACGGGAATTGGAGAGGGGGAGAGAAcaggagagggagagggGAAGAGAAcaggagagggagagggGAAGAGAACAagagagggagagggagCGTGATAGAGAGAGGGACAGGGAAAAGGAGCGGGAAAGAGCTAGAGATAGAGagagggaaagggaaaaggaaaaggaaaaggagcgTGAGAGGGCAAGAGATCGAGATAGAGAGAGAGACAGGGAAAAGGAGCGGGAGAGGGAGCGCGACCGAGAAAGGGacagggaaaaggaaaaggaaaaggagcgTGAGAGGGCAAGAGATCGAGATAGAGAGAGAGACAGGGAAAAGGAGCGGGAGAGGGAGCGCGACCGAGAAAGGGACAGGGAAAAGGAGCGGGAGAGGGAACGCGATAGAGAGAGAGACCGCGACCGAAACCGCGACCGAAACCGCGAACCGCATAAACGCAGAAGCAGAGACAACCCAAACAGAAACGAAGAGAACCAACTgaaggagcagaaaaaaCACAAGCTGGATGCAGAGGATGCCAAGCGGGAGCGGAAAAGAAAGCTATGA
- a CDS encoding adenylate kinase 1, putative (encoded by transcript PVX_089735A) encodes MKAKGPVKIVLFGAPGVGKGTFAEILSKKEKLKHINMGSILRDEIKNKTTIGREIHKVVTSGNLVADELVVKIVKGEIAKVTAQDGHFKGFILDGFPRNLLQCKQLVEITSIDLFVNIHMPRHILLKKIMGRRICHECNRNFNIAHIRDDPYDMPPILPPPECEKCKGNPKLQRRSDDEEEIVAHRLDTYESTNSHLINFFKNSNCNLVDFEIQRGLRDFDSFYRVVGQHL; translated from the coding sequence ATGAAGGCAAAGGGCCCCGTGAAAATCGTTCTGTTCGGCGCGCCCGGGGTGGGGAAGGGCACCTTCGCGGAGATCCTGTCCAAGAAAGAAAAGCTCAAGCACATAAACATGGGGAGCATACTGAGggacgaaataaaaaataaaactaccATAGGGAGAGAAATTCACAAAGTAGTTACGAGTGGAAACCTAGTCGCAGATGAGTTGGTCGTAAAAATAGTGAAGGGCGAAATAGCCAAGGTGACAGCACAGGATGGCCACTTTAAGGGGTTCATTTTGGATGGCTTCCCACGGAACTTATTGCAGTGTAAACAGCTAGTCGAAATTACCAGCATAGATCTGTTCGTCAATATACACATGCCGAGGCACATCctccttaaaaaaattatggggAGGAGAATTTGCCATGAATGTAACAGAAATTTTAACATTGCCCATATTCGAGACGACCCGTATGATATGCCTCctattcttcccccccccgagtGTGAAAAGTGCAAGGGTAACCCAAAGCTACAGAGGAGGAgcgatgatgaggaggaaattGTTGCCCACCGACTGGACACGTACGAATCGACCAACTCGCAtctcataaatttttttaaaaactcgaACTGCAACCTCGTCGATTTTGAGATACAGCGGGGGCTGCGCGACTTCGACAGCTTCTACCGCGTCGTGGGGCAGCACCTTTAG
- a CDS encoding Coatomer zeta-1 subunit, putative (encoded by transcript PVX_089725A): MKGVSIRQLDAIIILDSDGKRIAVKYYNDQFLPKGESKLIHKSPSRDSISYPFEDTYNNLRTVEDQKMFENDITEKARKLGGNSSETEVLILSKFTVLYLLINDVSIYIVGDEGDNEIILHEIMQTVQQCLESVTNNQIGRKQLLEKLDSIYLILDEIADSGIIMETNPNVIINRLYMHESDLQEHTPLNQAISSAKENIIRSLLSGT; encoded by the coding sequence ATGAAGGGCGTGTCGATCAGGCAGCTGGACGCCATAATCATCCTAGATAGCGATGGGAAGCGAATCGCGGTAAAGTACTACAATGACCAGTTCCTACCGAAGGGAGAGAGCAAATTAATTCACAAGAGCCCGAGCAGAGATTCGATCAGCTACCCATTCGAAGACACGTATAATAATCTACGCACAGTGGAGGATCAAAAAATGTTTGAAAATGATATTACAGAGAAGGCTAGGAAGCTTGGTGGGAACTCCAGCGAAACGGAAGTGCTAATCCTTAGTAAGTTCACTGTCCTTTATTTGCTAATAAACGATGTGAGCATCTACATCGTGGGGGACGAGGGAGACAATGAAATCATTCTGCATGAGATTATGCAGACGGTGCAACAATGCCTTGAAAGTGTAACCAATAATCAAATCGGGAGGAAACAACTCTTGGAAAAATTAGattccatttatttaatacttGACGAAATTGCCGATAGCGGGATCATCATGGAGACGAACCCGAACGTTATCATTAACCGGCTGTACATGCACGAGAGCGACTTGCAGGAGCACACCCCCCTCAACCAGGCCATCTCCTCCGCGAAAGAGAACATCATCCGCAGTTTGCTCAGCGGCACGTAG